In the Vitis vinifera cultivar Pinot Noir 40024 chromosome 2, ASM3070453v1 genome, one interval contains:
- the LOC132254749 gene encoding secreted RxLR effector protein 161-like, producing the protein MEREQMKKIPYASAVGSLMYAQTCTRPDISFAVGMLGRYQSDPGFEHWKAAKKVMRYLQGTKDYMLTYKRSEQLEVVGYSDSDYGGCLDSLKSTSGFVFMLANGAISWKSEKQSITASSTMEAEFVACFEASSHALWLRNFISGLGVVDSIAKPLRIYCDNTAAVFFSKNGKFSSGSKHMDLKYLVVKERVQKQQVSIENIRTTLMVADPLTKGLPPKAYLEHVMRMGLLSNP; encoded by the coding sequence GTGGGGAGTTTGATGTACGCTCAAACATGTACAAGACCGGATATCAGCTTTGCTGTAGGCATGTTAGGAAGATACCAAAGTGATCCAGGATTCGAAcactggaaagctgcaaagaaggTGATGAGGTACTTACAAGGGACAAAGGATTATATGCTCACATATAAAAGATCAGAACAATTAGAGGTTGTCGGTTACTCGGATTCTGATTATGGTGGTTGTCTCGATAGCTTAAAGTCAACTTCAGGATTTGTCTTTATGCTAGCAAATGGGGCAATCTCGTGGAAGAGTGAAAAACAATCAATTACTGCTTCATCCACGATGGAAGCCGAGTTTGTTGCTTGTTTTGAAGCTTCAAGTCATGCTTTATGGTTGCGGAATTTTATCTCAGGGCTTGGTGTTGTCGACTCTATTGCTAAACCTTTGAGAATATATTGTGATAACACCGCAGCTGTTTTCTTCTCTAAGAATGGCAAATTTTCTAGTGGATCGAAACACATGGATTTAAAGTATTTAGTTGTTAAAGAAAGAGTCCAGAAACAACAAGTGtcaattgaaaatattaggaCCACACTTATGGTTGCTGATCCATTAACTAAAGGATTACCTCCAAAGGCATATTTGGAACATGTTATGAGGATGGGTCTTTTGAGTAATCCATAA